A genome region from Corallococcus exiguus includes the following:
- the mdcG gene encoding malonate decarboxylase holo-[acyl-carrier-protein] synthase, which produces MGGERPVRHDWVYLGANWAEALRSPLVPDVLAHITAWRDQGRPFAVARQEPPDQEDDLRLGLTLPDRRHLSLHGALSAVERHLPPPTVQEVRASAPAAWGPALDDVIALGTALDLTVGVFGSLAWQHRSGVPFVRPLSDVDLLFAPARWSDVERLLFGLEAVSRRHSVVRLDGEVLLPDGGAVSWRELALEPERIWVTGPRGASPRTLRELRALFPSES; this is translated from the coding sequence ATGGGCGGTGAACGTCCGGTGCGGCACGACTGGGTGTACCTGGGCGCCAACTGGGCGGAGGCCCTGCGCTCGCCCCTGGTCCCGGACGTCCTCGCGCACATCACGGCGTGGAGGGATCAGGGCCGGCCCTTCGCCGTCGCCCGGCAGGAGCCGCCGGACCAGGAGGACGACCTGAGGCTGGGGCTCACCCTGCCCGACCGCCGCCACCTGTCGCTGCACGGGGCCCTGTCCGCCGTGGAGCGCCACCTGCCGCCGCCCACGGTGCAGGAGGTGCGCGCCTCCGCCCCCGCGGCCTGGGGCCCTGCCCTGGATGACGTCATCGCCCTGGGCACCGCGCTGGATTTGACGGTGGGCGTGTTCGGTTCGCTGGCCTGGCAGCACCGCTCGGGCGTGCCCTTCGTGCGGCCGCTGTCGGACGTGGACCTGCTGTTCGCCCCCGCGCGCTGGTCGGACGTGGAGCGGCTGCTGTTCGGCCTGGAAGCGGTGTCCCGGCGCCACTCGGTGGTGCGCCTGGACGGCGAGGTGCTGCTGCCCGACGGCGGCGCCGTGTCCTGGCGTGAGCTGGCGCTGGAGCCCGAGCGCATCTGGGTCACCGGCCCCCGCGGCGCCAGCCCCCGCACGCTCCGCGAGCTGCGCGCCCTCTTCCCCTCCGAGTCCTGA
- a CDS encoding beta-ketoacyl synthase chain length factor, with product MVGFSVQRWAAWAPGLVHPASWETWLATPHPLPAEGTPALAAMPAMMRRRVDRLGRIALQAAYDAHVDAPDAPVIFASRYGDLGRSVELLTQLARSEPLSPTSFSLSVHNAIGALYSIARGDTSAYAAIAAGEETVEAAFTEACGLLSDGVPRVMVVVYEEPVPTPWEHFSRDVAFPHAWACLLSASTGADAIHLDCAASAPNAPVAPLDAAELPADLRALRFLVSGASRWEHATDGRCWRWARHA from the coding sequence ATGGTGGGATTCTCCGTACAGCGCTGGGCCGCCTGGGCCCCCGGGCTCGTCCATCCTGCTTCCTGGGAAACGTGGCTCGCGACCCCGCATCCGCTCCCCGCGGAAGGCACGCCCGCGCTCGCGGCGATGCCCGCGATGATGCGCCGCCGGGTGGACCGGCTGGGCCGCATCGCGTTGCAGGCTGCGTATGACGCGCACGTGGACGCGCCGGACGCGCCCGTCATCTTCGCATCGCGTTATGGCGACCTGGGCCGCTCGGTGGAGCTGCTCACGCAGCTGGCGCGCTCGGAGCCGCTGTCGCCCACCTCCTTCAGCCTGTCGGTGCACAACGCCATCGGCGCGCTCTACTCCATCGCTCGGGGGGACACGTCCGCCTACGCCGCCATCGCCGCGGGAGAAGAGACGGTGGAGGCCGCCTTCACGGAGGCGTGCGGCCTGCTGTCGGACGGCGTCCCCCGGGTGATGGTCGTCGTCTACGAAGAGCCCGTGCCCACGCCGTGGGAACACTTCTCCCGGGACGTGGCGTTTCCCCACGCATGGGCCTGCCTCCTCTCCGCCAGCACGGGCGCGGACGCCATCCACCTGGACTGCGCGGCCAGCGCCCCGAACGCGCCCGTCGCGCCGTTGGATGCGGCGGAGCTCCCGGCGGACCTGCGCGCCCTGCGCTTCCTCGTTTCCGGAGCCTCGCGGTGGGAGCACGCGACGGACGGCCGGTGTTGGCGGTGGGCGCGCCATGCTTGA